AATAATTGCTCGGGATGATAGAGCAACTGTTTATCTTTTTTGGGGCCTTCCACCTCTAGCGGAAAGCCGAGACCAGATCGAATATCGAGCAATTTCCGCATCCATTGAATCTGCTCCTCTCGGCTCATTTGCTGCCAGTCCTCAGCGCTAATTTCCAGGCCAAAAAAGGCATTTTCTAGGGCATCGAGAAGGTCTTCAGCCTGCTCGACAATACGCACACCGATAGAAGAACCTTGATTGGAAGGGCGGACCACCAGCGGGAACCCCATCTCTTTTTTGAGCTGCTCCAGATTGGGCAATTCGCCGCTCCAGTCTTTGGCCCAAATTTGTTGGATGGGAGGACTTTCAAAGCCGCCTGCCTGCATCATTTTCTTCTGGAAACTTTTGTCCATACCCAGGCTACTCGCTCGGATGCCAGAGCCACTATAGGGAATCCCCAAAGCTTCTAACATCCCTTGAAGTTGGCCATCTTCGCCCCATTCGCCATGCAGGCTCAGAAAAGCAAAATCGATCAATTCGGGCAATTCGCTAAAGCTAATTGGGCGGCCAATTTGGGCCAGCAACTCCTTAGACGCCTGCTTAGAAAGGCCTAGACTTTCCACATAAATCTGAAACTGATGCGGGCTAGGCGGCAAAGCCTCTACAGGGGGGTAAAAATCTCGGATACTTCCCTTGTAGAGATATTCCCAATCGAGCAGGCAGAGTTGGCCAAAACTATCCACAAAAATAGGGATGGGCCGAAAAAGTTGTTTATTTAAATTATCGTAGACGGTCCGGCCACCGGCAAAGGCGATTTCGCGTTCTCGAGAGGGGCCAGCCAGAAATATTCCAATGTTCAACATAGGTGCAAGGCAGATTTATAATGATGGGCGCAAAGGTAGCAGATTTTTTAGAGAGTTGGGGTTTTAGCGAATAGAGAGTAAGCACAGGGGAGTATTTCGCCCTAAAATAAAAGGCCCCGACAAAATTGTCGAGGCCTAGAACAAGCAGTTAGTTAGCTCAATATTATTGTACCGTTACCGTAATAGTTTGGCTAAAGTTGCCATGACAAACAGTAATATTTGCGGTTCCGCCGCTGAAAGAAGTGGCAGAAATTTCTCCGTTGAAATCAACATCTGCTACTTGGATATTATCTGAGCAGTAAACGATTGGCGCACCAACAATAGCGGTAGCGCCAGCATCTACTACCTCCGCAGAAATCTGGGCCGTTTGGCCAAAGCTAAGTGTCACATTAGAAGAACTATTGAGATTGAGGCCTGCCGCATTGGGGTCGGCTGTACCACAATTACAAGAAGAACCTACAGCCACAGAGAGAATACTTACGCCAGGAAACACCTCAGGATCATTAGCGTCAGCAGCAATCACAAAAGTAGACATACCAGGATTGGCTGAAGATTTTACGGTAGCCAAACCATTGTTGTCAATAGTAGCTACATCAAAAATGGGAAAGCCAAAAGTAGGAATTTGCCAGCTGACATTAGTAGTTGCTTGGGGGTTGTTAAGCACCAACTCGCCATTGCTACGCACTACATCATATTTGGTAGCGCTATATTGCTGTGTATTGCCAGCAGCTACAGAAGCATTTAGCGGATCAAGCGTAATTACTTTATTGGGGCTAACTTCTAGTTGAGCTTCGCCAACTACACCTTGGGCCATAGCATAGACCTTAGTACTTCCGATAGTTTGGGGGCTGATGTTTCCATTAGCATCAATTGTTGCAATAGAAGGATCAGCTACCGTCCAGTCAAAAGTGACTGTTTTTTCATTGCCATCCATATCATAAGCCTTGGCGGTATACTGAGCAGTTTCTGTTTTAAGGATGACTTGGCTAGCGGGACTAACCACCACACGCTGTACAGGCAACTCAATCACAGGAGGAGCCAAGACAGTAACGGGCACCTCTACAACAGGGTTACCGTCAATGCCCGAAGCCGTAACTGTAATGATACAGTTTCCAGCCCCAACAAAACTCAACTCTCCAGAAGCATTTACCGTAGCTACGGTATTATCGCTAGACTGATAGCTATAAGTGGGTGAAGAGGTCCCTAGATAAACGGCCTCCATCTGAATATTCGGGAAATCACTATCGACTAAAACAGCTGCAGGAGCCACGGCAAAAAGTGCGGGTGTTTGTATAGCCAAAGGCGCAGAACTAGTTAAGGTCGTTCCACCAACCGTTACCGAAGCCTGAATAGTGGTTGTTCCAGCTGCAGCCACTGTAACCGCCCCATTGCTAGCAATAGTGGCTACATCAGTATTTGCACTCGACCAGCTGACATTGCTAGCTGCCGTGCGATTGCCTTCAGTATCTAGCAAAACAGCCGTATAAGTTAGGCTGCCATCCATAAGCATGGTCTGAGCACCATTTTCAATTACAAGCATTTGATTGCTAGCATCCTGATTGTCTCCATTGTTGTCTTCATCCTTCTTACAGGAGGTCAAGGCTAAAAAAAGTAGACTAAAAAGTCCTAAATAATTTAAAATTTTCATCTTAAAATGTTGAATGTTAATTAAGTTGCTTGTTCCAGCCGCTGCCAAAGCCTAAAAACATGCCAAGATGAGATTAAACAAGCATTCAAACAACAAACCAACAATTGCAAAAATTTGAAAATCAATTATATATAAAACATGAAAATTAGTTCCTTTTTCAGGAAGATTTCTTTCCTTCTTCTAAGGGTCTATTTCTACTTCAGCCCCAATTGCCAGCCCAAACTCAACTGAATAGAGCGCCCTTCTGCGGGTAAAATACCTGGACCAGGATAAGCCGAAGCTCTACGGCTGAAATAAGCTTTGTTCAATAGATTATTTACATTTAATCCCAAGCGCAGGGCTTTGTACTGATAACTAAAACTAGCATCCCAAACGCCATAGGCTGGAATACGGCCCAAAACCGCATTAGCCACCAGTTCCGCATTGCTGGCATCGCTAAAATGGCTGCCCGTATAAGCATATTGCAGACTAGCTTTGTAGTTTCCTAGGTAAGCCTGTAGACCCAAGCGCCAACTAATGGGCGGCACCAGCTCCAATAGTTTGCCCTGAGCAAAGGTATTGGCCGTTTTGGTATAGCGGCCATCCAAAATGGAAAAGTTGTTAAAGAACAACAGGCCCTTATCCTCTTTGATGCTTTTAAATAAGCGCAGAATATCCCATTCTATAAGGCTTTCTAGGCCCAAAACACGAGCATTTCCAATATTAGAGCGATAAGAAATGAGCTGAATTAAGTCGGGATTTTCGGGATCGGACCGACTCGTTGAAATATTCCCAATTCGATCTTGATAGGCCAAATAGAACAAAGAAAAATCAAAGCGGAGATGCCGCCCCCAACGGCCCCGAAAGCCTAAATCGGCATTAAAGCCACTTTCATCCTGCAAATCGGGATCAATGACTTGATTGGGATTGACCAAACGCAAATCATTAAAGTTGATGGCCCGATAGTTCTGTGAAATATTACTGTAAATTTCTAATTGGTCCTTGGGCCGATAACTCAAGCCAATCCCCAGCAGAAAAACAGAGCGATTGCGGCCCCGCTGCTCATAAATGGCTTCATTGCGCAAGGTATCGGCCCCCTCCGCGCTAGGCTGTACCAGCAAGTCTTGATAATAACCATCGGCTTGGGTTTGAATATATTCATAGCGCAAACCTGGCGTAATGCTCCAGCCCTTGCCCAAACTAAAGAAGTTTTCGGCAAAAGCAGCAAAGTTAAAACTAGGAAAATTATAGTCTGAATTGAGAATGCCTTTGGCAGGCTCCAAAAAGGTAAAATCGGCTCGGCTGCCTGTGCTATCGGCATTGGCTAGGCCTTGAGCTTGGGTAGTAAAGCCTTTGTAGAGGCGAAGGCCCCCCAAAAGAACGCCCATTTTTTTGGCCCCAATCTTATAGCGGTGCATGATCCGACTTTCTTGCCCAAAGTTTTGGTATTGGCCCTTAATCAGCTGTCTTGGCCCCCCATAATCTACTCGATTGATGGCTTCTAAATTGCCCAAAGATTGACGACCTGCAAAAAGCGCAAACTGCCGAAAATTAAGCTTGGTATTTTTGGCCAATCGATAATTGATATCTAAAGCCGTAATGGCCCAATCTACCCGAAACCAATTGCGGGGACGCTTAGCTTGTCGGGGATTTTGCCGAAACTCTAAATCGGTCAAGCCGCCAGGCTGCTGTGCCAGATAAGACATATAGGTTTGCTCCAAAGACAAGCTTAGCTTTTCGGTCCACTGATAATGCAAACCCAAATAGGCCGTATGCTGCTCAAAAGCAGAGTTTGGCCGCCAGCCATCGCCTCTTTTATATTGATGAAAAGCATAATAACGCAGCTTCCCTTTTTGGCCCTCCAAGCTATTAAAGCTAGCATAAAAGCCAAAAGAACCGCCCGTTTGTTGGCCCCTCCAAAGCAATTTATAATCCTTATTTCCCCGCTTCATTCTAAAGTTGAGCAAGCCGCCAAACTGCGTTCCATACTGCAAGGAAGCGGCGCCCCGAATCAACTCAATCCCTTCTAGGGCCAAAACAGGAGGCGTATAATAAGACTCTGGATAACCCAAAGCATCGGCACTAATATCATAGCCATTTTGGCGAGTGTTGAAGTTGGAACTGCGGTTGGGGCTTAGGCCGCGGCCGCCAATATTGAGCTGAATCCCCGAATTGTCATTCTCCCAAATGTTTAAGCCTGCAATTTTTGCATAGACCTGCCGGCTGTTATTGGCGGCCAAATTGCCCTGCAACTTACTCGCCTTGATGATAGAGGACTTTTTGGCGGCCCCGATCAGCATTTTGTCCCAATCTACGGCCCGAAATTGCTGCAAGCCATAATTCCCCTCTTCGGCCTGCACATAAACCGTGGGGCCCTGCCCGCCCAAAGGCTGCAAAACCACTTGCAAAACCGTATCTATAGGCAGTTGCAGCACTAAAGAGCGGCCCTGAAACCCCTCTGCATAAACATCCAGTTGATAGGGGCCAGCGGCCAAACTATCAAAGCGAAAAAAGCCCTGGGCATCGCTTTTGCTCAGGGTCGTTTTTTGGACCAAAAACAGCTCGGCCCCAGCAATGGCTTGGCCCAAACTATCTGTTAATTGGCCCTGAAGAGCCGATTGCGCTCCCGCCAAAACAGGGAGCAAAAAGAAAAAGAGATAGCCATAAAGTCGCATAAACTCCTTTTGTTTTAAATTAAACGTACTGAAGTAATAAATAGAAGTCTGCCTAGGATGTTGATTTTTTGGGGCTGCCCCTGCGGCCTACGGCCTTGGGTCGGGCTGTGTCGCAGCTCGCTATTCGCTCGGCCCTGCGCTTTTTCACTACGTTCAAAAGCTGGGTCTGGCCTTCGGCCACTGCTGTCCATCCCTCAGCCTGCGGGCCTTCGGCCCTTTTTGGCTGCAGGTTTAAACCTACAGCCACAATGGTATTGCTCCGCAATGCTAGATGAATGAGGGCTAAAGCCCTCTTAAAATTAAGGGCCGAAGAAAATGGCCAAAAGAGAAAAAGACCGTTGAGCGGCTTAGCGCTGCGGAGCGGGTGGCCCGAAGGGCCAGACCAAGGCGGCTTGCCGCCGCAGGGCCGAGCAGACCTGCGAGCCCCGCAGCATAGCGCCCCGCCGCCTGCGGCGGCGGGGAAGCCCCAAATTAGTCCCTATTAAAAGGAAGCAACCAACTGGGACTACTAAAAAGATCAGCTTTTTCTTGGGCCAAATTGACCTGAGGATCTACCAAGCGCTGGCTAGGGCGGCCATTGAGGCTAACCTGAGCGTCTAGATAAACCTCTGGGTTTTGATAGCCTTCTTCTGTTTGGTAATAATTGGCCAAATAATGGGCAAACTGCAAAAGCATATCAGGTTGATAGGCCATCATCAGCTCCTGTTTTTCATTGAGATGGTCCAGATTATTGACCCAGCTCATTTTGCCCGTTTGGCCATCGACTACCTTAAATTGGGCGTAGCCCCTTTTCTCGACCAGCATGACCATCCAAGAAAAGCGGAAGCCCTGTTCCTGCCAAAGGACATTACCTGCATAGAGATGATGTCGCAGCGGAAAAAGCGCCTGAAAAAGCAGAAAAGACAGCAAAAAATAGCGTTGAAAAGGGGGAAGAACGAGCTCTAGTTTTAATTTAGACAAAGTCAAATTAAAATTTTTAGCAAAGGTAGTAATTATTTTTTCATGAAAACGGCTAGAGAAAAAAATTGTCGTGCAGGCCATCATCAGGTAGGGAAAAATGCCGATATAGAAGAGGGCGGCGGTGGCTAGGTGGAAGCAAATGACAAAAAAGTAGGCATATTTTCGGCTTTTGGACCAAAGGAGAAAAAAGCCAATACTGAGATCGAAGGCGGCGCCAAAATAGGCAAAAATGGGGGGCAGCCAGCTCTTGCAGAGGAGAGGGCCAAAGATTGGAAAATCGGATAGTTGGCCCAGCCAGATGCGCAGAGGTTGGGCTAAAACGAGCCAATCGCTTTGCAACTTGGCCAAGCCGGCAAAAAAATAGACCAGCACAAAAAGCAGTCGGGGCGTCCAGATATATAGAGCGGGAACCTTGACCAAAGCCACCGAGATCGGATAATCTAGAGAAAAGGCGCGATGAGCGGGCAGGATCCAAAGCAGCAGGGCCAGCAAAGCGACCAGGTAGTAATGATTGAGATAATGCGTCAGGTCCAAAAGCTCTACATAAGTAAAGCAAGCAAAAAAAGTCCCGGCAGAAAGTTTATATTTATAGCCTAGGGCGATACCAAGGCCCGCGGCGGCCATCAAAAAAAAGCAGGCATAAAGGGCTGTTGCGGGCAATTCGGGCAGCCAATGCGTACCCCAAAGGCGGAAGGCAAACTGGGGTTGGATATAGAACTTATCGACCCAGCCGAGCAGCAGCATCCGGAGAGAGAGCCAGCAAGCGATCAGGCCAAAAATGATTCTGAGGCTAATGAGGGGGGCGATACTTTTGGGTTGGTCTAAAGCGAGCATAAGGATGAATTTTATGGGCGCAAAGGTAGACAATAGGAGCAAAAAAATGCTTGGGCCTAAAAAAAGAGAAAGAAAGCTCTATCTTATCTACTGAAAATAGAGAAAGCGCAATATTTCGCAATCCGTGAAATACTAGGAGCGCTTTTATTGGCGTTTTCCATAAGATCGAGGGCATCTCCCTCAGATCTTTAAGATAAAATTAACATATTTGATTTTTTCTTTTTAAAGTCAAGAGAGCCGACAAAAGTTGGTATCTTGAGCCGTACAGATGAACCACAAGACAAAACATTACCATTTCTTCACCTCTACATACTGTTAGTAGCATGCGCATAGGACTACTTAGCTTTTGTTTGCTGTTTAGCTTTGGGCTATTAAAAGCTCAAGCTGGTTATCAGCCCCCTTTTCCTTATGAAATTGGTCTTCAGATTGGGACCTCTCAATTTTTGGGTGACCTTGGTGGGCAAAGTGAGGCTGGTCGCCCATTTATTCGGGACACCGATCTCAAGGCGATTCGCCCTTTAATTGGCGCTTTTGGGCGTTGGAATATTGGCCCTTATTTTTCTGCACGTGCAGATTTGAACTACCTTCAATTGGCGGGAGATGATGCGCTTGCGGGTAGTGGATTTAGTGGCGAGACACGTTCAGAGGACCAAGCTTGGTATCGTTACTACCGTAACTTGAGTTTCCGTTCGCATGTATTTGAGGCCTCTATTGCGGGGGAATTGATTCCCTACAACTTTGAGTTGGGTGGAGGTTACCAGAGCTATAGTGTGATTTCTCCTTATGGATTTATTGGGGTAGGAATTTTCCACTTTAATCCTCAGGCGCAGTATGATGGGCAGTGGGTAGACCTACAGCCTTTGTCTACAGAGGGCCAAGGTTTGGTAGATGGTCGCACGCCTTATAGTCTTACTCAATTTAATGTGCCTTTGGGCTTTGGCGTAAAATGGAATTACAACGATCAGTGGGCGCTTTCTTTTGAGGTAAACCACCGATTGACCTTTACGGATTACATTGATGATGTTTCTGTAGACTATGTTGATCCGCAGGTCTTTTATGATAACTTTGCGCCTGAGCAAGCGGCCCTATCTGCTGCTATGGCTCGCCGCTCTGTAGAGATTGATCCGGGTATGGTCAATGGCTATGTATCGGCTCCGGGTGAGCAAAGAGGAGACCCCAAAGATAATGACTCTTATTATACGATTACCCTTCGTTTTAGCTACTTCTTTGATGCTAACTCTTTGGGTGGTGGTCGTCGTTATGGTTGTCCCGTTTGGTAGACTAAAGCCAACGATGAATTGAAATAGAAAAGCTGAGTAGGTGAACGCCTGCTCGGCTTTTTTTGTGCTCAACTCGGTATAACTTTTCCTAAAAACAAAGCAAATTTGGGCCTTTTTCCGAGAGCGCAGTAATGCGCAAAAATGGCGGATAAGTCCTTAATAGATAGGCTAAAACAAAAAAAGCAGCTAGTTTTCACTAGCTGCTTTTGTGACCCCAGCAGGACTCGAACCTGCAACCGTCTGCTTAGAAGGCAGATGCTCTATCCAGTTGAGCTATGGAGCCAACTGCAGCGCAAATATGGCAACTTTTAATCAATTGGCCAAATATTTCACCTATTTTTTTGAGCAAAGCCCCTCCCCCAGGCCCTATTGGCCCAGCGCTGCGGAGGGGTGGCCGAAGGCCAGACCAAAGCCGCCAAAGGCGGCTGCAGGGCCGAACAGCCCTGTGAGCCCCGCAGCATAGCGGCGGCCGACCGAGGCGAAGCCGAGCCGGCCGCGGGCCCCAAAATAATTATCGAACAGAAGAACGAAATACCTGCTGACCGTACTCCCAGAGAAATTTGAAGACCAAGAAAAAAAGGAAAAACGAAAGCCCAATTTGCCAAAGCTTTTGAAAAGGAAGGACCATTTTGTGCATGAGCAAAAGGAGGAGCCCCAGAGCCAAAGCAGCCGTGATGAGCAGTTCGTAGAGCTCGCCAAACCAAGGCAAGGCCTTCATTTTTAGGCCTTTTTTTCGGAGAATCATAAATACAATGACCGCCGAAATTAAGGGTAAATAATAGACGCTAAAACTTAGTTCTAATAGATTTTTTTGGTTCATCATGATGCTGTAGAGCCAAAAAACCCCAGAAATAAGGGCCGGAATAGCCGTCCCATAAACCAGCAAAGAATACATATAACCATAGGCGCTAGAAGCTGGCGATGGCCCCGAAATAATATTGAGCAATAAAGCCATAAATGGCAACAGCAAAAAGTAAAAGAAAAGGGCCACGGGGTCCTGATGAAGCAAGGCAATGAGTTCTTCGATCTGCATAATTTTGGGAATGGATTTTGGCAATACAATACTGGATTTTAAATCTAGGAATAAATCATTACTTTTGTAAACTTCCGCAGACGGAACTTAAAACTACTACAAAATGAAATCCTTAGCACTAGTATTCAGCTTTCTACTCGCAGGCTTAGGCAGCGGCCTTTTGGCCCAAAACCCTTCTGATGGCCTCCACTTTTGGAAAGTCCTGAGCAAAGTGAAGTATAAATCAAAAATTGATATCGAAAGCGGGACCCTGATCTATACGCCAGTTTTTAATAGAAGCATCAAAAAACTAGATGGCAAAGAGATCGTCCTCAAAGGTTATGTGATTCCCGCCGACCTTAGCGGAGGCCGCATGACCCTCTCGGCCTTCCCCTATAGCTCTTGCTTTTTTTGTGGAGGCGCCGGCCCCGAATCCGTTATCGAAATCGATGCAAAAACGCCCATTATCTATCGGATAGATAAACCAATCACGCTCAAAGGAAAACTCAAACTCAATAGCGAAGACCCCCTCCGCCTGATGTATATCCTCAAGGAAGCTGATTACTACGAAGGCAGTTAATGCCCGAAAAATATTAGATTGTTATGACTCAAATTTCGCGCATTCTGGGCGAACGCAGCGGCTCTGAAAAAGGGCCGCTCTTGCTTATTCTCACCCAGGTCCATGGCAACGAACCCGCCGGCTATTACGCAGTTCAAGAACTCTTTCAACGCATTGACCAAGAGTACCAAAATAAAGCAGATTTTGACTACCGAGGCCGAATTGTCGCCCTGCGGGGGAATCTGGCCGCTATTGCCTCCGGCCAACGATTTATCGATGAAGATTTTAACCGCATCTGGACCGATGAACGGGTGAAACAAATCCAAAATAGCCCCCTAGACCAACTCAAATCTCAGGAGGAAAGAGAGCTCAAAGGACTACTGGAAACTATTCAGGCCCTAATGGACCAACATCCAGATGAACAGGTCGTTTTACTCGACCTGCATACCACCACGGCCAAGGGCGGCATGTTCCTCATCCCCTCTACCGACGATAATTCTAGGGCCCTGGGCCTCAATATCCACGCCCCGCTCCTACACGGTTTTCTCGATGGCCTAGAAGGGACTATCCTGCACTATTTTCGCCAGAAAAATTTTCCCAAACATCAACTCACCTCAATCTGCTTCGAGGCCGGCCAACACGATAGCCTCTCTTCTGTAGGCCATGCCGTTTCCGCCATCATCCAATGCTTTACCGCTATGGGGGGCTTCTATGCCGCAGATATCGAAATGAAACACGAACTCCGCCTGAGCGAAGAAAATCAAGGACTGCCCAAAGAAGGCCGCCTAGCCTACTGCCACCGCATCCATCAAGGCGATAACTTTAAAATGCGCAGCGATAAAATTTATCGCAATTTTGACCCCATTTATAAAGGAGAATTGCTGGCCGAAGATAAAAATGGCCCCATCTACTCCCCCCTCGATGGCCTCATCCTCATGCCGCTCTACCAAAAACAAGGCAATGACGGCTTCTTTATCATTGAAGACCTAGACCTCTCTGCCCCCAAATTGGGCCGAAAAATTCCAAAAACTATTCTCAACGCCTAACTGCCGCAAGTTTAACCCCAGAAAAGAACTATTTTGATTTAGTCTTGTTAACTTTGCGCCTCTAAGAGGAAAAAACTAATCCTGCCGATCTTTTGGGGCCTCAGCTGCGCTGCGCTTGCTGCGCTACGTTTCGGGGCTCGCAAGCCTGCTCGGCCCTGCGCTGCCAAAGGCAGCTTGGTCTGGCCTGACGGCCACCCCTACACATCGCTAGGCCATCTGGCCTGACGGCCAAGGCGGCTGCGCCGCCTATCCATTCATACCACAAAAAATATTTGATCCGCTACAATATGGCTATCGTAAAATTTATTTTTGAAGATCCCAATATTCCCCCCAAGGAACTAGAAGCCAGCCTAGGCGATAATATCTCCGAATTGGCTGATGATAACGACATTCATATCAACCATAACTGTGGCCGCGTCTGCGCCTGTAGTACCTGCCACGTCTATATTGAAGAAGGCGAAGATAGCCTTCCCGAAATCTCGGACCGAGAAGAGGACTTTATTGATAGAGCCCTAGATC
This genomic interval from Saprospira grandis contains the following:
- a CDS encoding Ig-like domain-containing protein, coding for MKILNYLGLFSLLFLALTSCKKDEDNNGDNQDASNQMLVIENGAQTMLMDGSLTYTAVLLDTEGNRTAASNVSWSSANTDVATIASNGAVTVAAAGTTTIQASVTVGGTTLTSSAPLAIQTPALFAVAPAAVLVDSDFPNIQMEAVYLGTSSPTYSYQSSDNTVATVNASGELSFVGAGNCIITVTASGIDGNPVVEVPVTVLAPPVIELPVQRVVVSPASQVILKTETAQYTAKAYDMDGNEKTVTFDWTVADPSIATIDANGNISPQTIGSTKVYAMAQGVVGEAQLEVSPNKVITLDPLNASVAAGNTQQYSATKYDVVRSNGELVLNNPQATTNVSWQIPTFGFPIFDVATIDNNGLATVKSSANPGMSTFVIAADANDPEVFPGVSILSVAVGSSCNCGTADPNAAGLNLNSSSNVTLSFGQTAQISAEVVDAGATAIVGAPIVYCSDNIQVADVDFNGEISATSFSGGTANITVCHGNFSQTITVTVQ
- a CDS encoding TonB-dependent receptor, producing MRLYGYLFFFLLPVLAGAQSALQGQLTDSLGQAIAGAELFLVQKTTLSKSDAQGFFRFDSLAAGPYQLDVYAEGFQGRSLVLQLPIDTVLQVVLQPLGGQGPTVYVQAEEGNYGLQQFRAVDWDKMLIGAAKKSSIIKASKLQGNLAANNSRQVYAKIAGLNIWENDNSGIQLNIGGRGLSPNRSSNFNTRQNGYDISADALGYPESYYTPPVLALEGIELIRGAASLQYGTQFGGLLNFRMKRGNKDYKLLWRGQQTGGSFGFYASFNSLEGQKGKLRYYAFHQYKRGDGWRPNSAFEQHTAYLGLHYQWTEKLSLSLEQTYMSYLAQQPGGLTDLEFRQNPRQAKRPRNWFRVDWAITALDINYRLAKNTKLNFRQFALFAGRQSLGNLEAINRVDYGGPRQLIKGQYQNFGQESRIMHRYKIGAKKMGVLLGGLRLYKGFTTQAQGLANADSTGSRADFTFLEPAKGILNSDYNFPSFNFAAFAENFFSLGKGWSITPGLRYEYIQTQADGYYQDLLVQPSAEGADTLRNEAIYEQRGRNRSVFLLGIGLSYRPKDQLEIYSNISQNYRAINFNDLRLVNPNQVIDPDLQDESGFNADLGFRGRWGRHLRFDFSLFYLAYQDRIGNISTSRSDPENPDLIQLISYRSNIGNARVLGLESLIEWDILRLFKSIKEDKGLLFFNNFSILDGRYTKTANTFAQGKLLELVPPISWRLGLQAYLGNYKASLQYAYTGSHFSDASNAELVANAVLGRIPAYGVWDASFSYQYKALRLGLNVNNLLNKAYFSRRASAYPGPGILPAEGRSIQLSLGWQLGLK
- a CDS encoding HTTM domain-containing protein — protein: MLALDQPKSIAPLISLRIIFGLIACWLSLRMLLLGWVDKFYIQPQFAFRLWGTHWLPELPATALYACFFLMAAAGLGIALGYKYKLSAGTFFACFTYVELLDLTHYLNHYYLVALLALLLWILPAHRAFSLDYPISVALVKVPALYIWTPRLLFVLVYFFAGLAKLQSDWLVLAQPLRIWLGQLSDFPIFGPLLCKSWLPPIFAYFGAAFDLSIGFFLLWSKSRKYAYFFVICFHLATAALFYIGIFPYLMMACTTIFFSSRFHEKIITTFAKNFNLTLSKLKLELVLPPFQRYFLLSFLLFQALFPLRHHLYAGNVLWQEQGFRFSWMVMLVEKRGYAQFKVVDGQTGKMSWVNNLDHLNEKQELMMAYQPDMLLQFAHYLANYYQTEEGYQNPEVYLDAQVSLNGRPSQRLVDPQVNLAQEKADLFSSPSWLLPFNRD
- a CDS encoding DUF6089 family protein, whose amino-acid sequence is MRIGLLSFCLLFSFGLLKAQAGYQPPFPYEIGLQIGTSQFLGDLGGQSEAGRPFIRDTDLKAIRPLIGAFGRWNIGPYFSARADLNYLQLAGDDALAGSGFSGETRSEDQAWYRYYRNLSFRSHVFEASIAGELIPYNFELGGGYQSYSVISPYGFIGVGIFHFNPQAQYDGQWVDLQPLSTEGQGLVDGRTPYSLTQFNVPLGFGVKWNYNDQWALSFEVNHRLTFTDYIDDVSVDYVDPQVFYDNFAPEQAALSAAMARRSVEIDPGMVNGYVSAPGEQRGDPKDNDSYYTITLRFSYFFDANSLGGGRRYGCPVW
- a CDS encoding succinylglutamate desuccinylase/aspartoacylase domain-containing protein, with product MTQISRILGERSGSEKGPLLLILTQVHGNEPAGYYAVQELFQRIDQEYQNKADFDYRGRIVALRGNLAAIASGQRFIDEDFNRIWTDERVKQIQNSPLDQLKSQEERELKGLLETIQALMDQHPDEQVVLLDLHTTTAKGGMFLIPSTDDNSRALGLNIHAPLLHGFLDGLEGTILHYFRQKNFPKHQLTSICFEAGQHDSLSSVGHAVSAIIQCFTAMGGFYAADIEMKHELRLSEENQGLPKEGRLAYCHRIHQGDNFKMRSDKIYRNFDPIYKGELLAEDKNGPIYSPLDGLILMPLYQKQGNDGFFIIEDLDLSAPKLGRKIPKTILNA
- a CDS encoding 2Fe-2S iron-sulfur cluster-binding protein — protein: MAIVKFIFEDPNIPPKELEASLGDNISELADDNDIHINHNCGRVCACSTCHVYIEEGEDSLPEISDREEDFIDRALDPRIESRLACQCIIQEDDAVIEVLVPDQARIIGHEH